A stretch of Gossypium hirsutum isolate 1008001.06 chromosome A06, Gossypium_hirsutum_v2.1, whole genome shotgun sequence DNA encodes these proteins:
- the LOC107947900 gene encoding uncharacterized protein: protein MEMMTALVKEKGPMQSLDTMEPQLSGSALSPRIHFTSCTCNAKRMFSRRTCKLGAMTQIARLKMDDHDFQDKYRSLEGRLKAIEGTEVFSALSAKELSLVPNLDSLVRSAFRWYNQLCRERIRSWKDLTSVFCVQYKHVSDKVPDRLTLQMMKKKPTETFRQYAQRWRDISAQVEPPLTKTKITVLFINTLKAPFYDKLVGSAMKDFADIVISRELIENAIKNGRMEGSESSKRAAPVKKKKAKAHMVGTESHHTSNPYPVQPRPRYRPPPNFYYPPQGPYYQAPPPYPVYATDNQRPFAMFPPNTMPAQSQPKKEQRPTRSNPEKPQFTPIPVSYGELNTAGNPLPNHIEGNVSALTKEDRWHAKSCVSEIKTPMRKIWESCERFRKLFQDMMDNKEVEIFNKMKEGNEGEVCTSDNQSSGFPYRANRPLKDNRAVPWKYDVNIIIPESEKSKVTTGNVGEVGHFTRSERCYSKAVEPMKKTNDLKQEGKAPMQEAEVELETPSEQEVKRPVNEEEAYESLKFIKHSEYNVVEQLSK, encoded by the exons atggagatgatgacagctTTGGTCAAAGAAAAAGGACCTATGCAGAGCCTTGACACTATGGAGCCTCAGTTATCAGGATCTGctctatcccccaggattcactTCACCTCATGCACATGTAACGCAAAGAGAATGTTCTCGAGGAGAACCTGCAAGCTTGGAGCAATGACCC AAATAGCCAGGTTGAAAATGGATGATCATGATTTTCAGGATAAGTATAGGAGTTTGGAAGGAAGACTCAAAGCGATAGAAGGTACTGAAGTTTTCTCTGCATTGagtgccaaagagctcagtttggtgcccAATCTG GACAGCTTGGTCAGATCGGCCTTTCGATGGTATAATCAACTTTGTAGAGAAAGGATTCGATCATGGAAAGACTTGACGTCAGTATTTTGTGTACAATACAAGCATGTATCTGACAAGGTGCCAGATCGGCTGACTCTGCAGATGATGAAAAAGAAGCCGACAGAGACTTTTAGGCAATACGCGCAAAGGTGGAGGGATATCTCAGCTCAAGTAGAACCCCCACTGACTAAAACTAAAATAACGGTTCTcttcatcaacactttgaaagcaccATTTTATGATAAGTTGGTAGGAAGTGCCATGAAAGACTTCGCAGATATCGTAATATCCAGGGAACTTATAGAAAATGCCATCAAAAATGGAAGGATGGAAGGTTCCGAGAGCTCGAAAAGGGCAGCAcctgtaaagaaaaaaaaggcaaAAGCCCATATGGTGGGAACTGAGAGCCACCACACTTCTAATCCTTACCCAGTCCAGCCACGACCTCGATATCGCCCACCTCCAAACTTTTATTATCCACCCCAAGGCCCTTACTATCAAGCACCTCCTCCTTACCCCGTCTACGCCACAGATAACCAAAGACCATTTGCCATGTTCCCACCAAATACCATGCCTGCTCAAAGCCAACCCAAAAAAGAACAAAGACCAACAAGATCCAATCCTGAAAAACCCCAGTTCACCCCAATTCCCGTGTCATACGGAGAGCT CAATACGGCTGGAAATCCGCTCCCTAACCACATTGAAGGAAACGTGAGCGCGTTGACAAAAGAAGACAGGTGGCATGCCAAAAGTTGTGTTTCTGAAATAAAGACACCAATGCGAAAGATTTGGGAG TCTTGTGAAAGATTCAGAAAGCTATTTCAAGACATGATGGACAACAAGGAAGTCGAGATCTTTAACAAAATGAAAGAGGGCAATGAAGGAGAAGTATGTACTTCTGATAATCAATCATCAGGTTTCCCTTATAGAGCCAATCGACCATTG AAAGACAATAGGGCAGTCCCATGGAAATATGATGTCAACATTATCATACCTGAAAGTGAAAAATCCAAAGTCACGACCGGAAATGTTGGTGAAGTAGGACACTTCACCCGCAGCGAGAGGTGTTATTCTAAAGCAGTCGAACCAATGAAGAAAACTAATGACTTGAAGCAGGAAGGAAAGGCACCGATGCAGGAGGCCGAGGTAGAACTTGAGACTCCGTCCGAACAAGAAGTTAAAAGGCCTGTGAATGAAGAGGAAGCATATGAATCCTTGAAGTTCATCAAACATAGTGAATATAACGTCGTGGAACAGTTAAGCAAATAA